One Parageobacillus sp. KH3-4 genomic region harbors:
- a CDS encoding SRPBCC domain-containing protein, with protein sequence MATKNTTNSMLPDIRHTMVFQAPIQKVWEAVSTSEGLAAWFMPNDLQPMVGHEFHLNAGPFGMSPCKVIEVDPPHRLSFRWGKDWTVTFELKELNKGQTEFTLIHSGWDVNKVTEFGESHTIVRNRMDQGWAKLCKSLGACVEA encoded by the coding sequence ATGGCGACAAAAAATACAACGAACAGCATGTTGCCAGATATTCGTCACACGATGGTTTTTCAAGCGCCGATTCAAAAAGTTTGGGAGGCGGTTTCCACTTCAGAGGGGCTCGCAGCTTGGTTTATGCCCAATGATCTTCAGCCGATGGTCGGTCATGAGTTTCATTTAAATGCCGGACCTTTTGGAATGTCTCCGTGTAAAGTAATCGAAGTCGATCCACCTCACCGCTTGTCTTTTCGCTGGGGGAAAGATTGGACCGTTACTTTTGAGCTGAAAGAGCTGAATAAGGGGCAAACAGAGTTTACGCTTATCCACTCCGGCTGGGATGTGAATAAGGTGACGGAATTTGGCGAGTCTCACACGATCGTGCGCAATCGGATGGATCAGGGATGGGCCAAGCTTTGCAAATCCTTAGGCGCGTGTGTCGAGGCGTAG